TTTTTGAAATTCTTCTATGTAGATAATCGTACATTTTGATATAAATTAAAGGTCTGTAAATCGTTTTCcagttattttaattctttattgtCTGTGTCATAGCACCAGCTAGAATGTCCAGTATATTTAATATAAGCACTAATAATGAGAGCCTTGTTTGCTTGCTAATTTTAAACcaaaatttctgattttattactaAAATGCTGGTTTATTGTAGTGTtttctttgatacattttgactaattaatgatatatatttttttctgcatagtTGTGGTGTTGTTTTCTAATGTGAATGgatctatttttttctgcatttattaagaTAAACGTTTTATAATTCATTAGTATATTGAATGCTATTaatgtattttctaatattaaaccaTTCTTGAATTACTGAGATGCTTTTAACTTGTTCTACATTCTGGAAGTGCAGCTAAATTTAATAAGTTTTATGAGAATGCTATTCTAGTaccataaaatgagttggggaaTACAAATCTCTGAAAGATTTGGAATAAGTTTGGATTCCTCATTTCAGTGAATAATTCATATAACTCCCTTTCTACAAATCAGGGTCTTCCTACAAATCTGTCAGATAATTTAAAAGTAGGAAGTATCAAATAGATTTGATATTTGTTAGTTTGATCAAGAAAGacatgtctggggcttccctggtggtgcagtggttgagagtctgcctgccgatgcaggggacacgggttcgtgcctcggtccgggaagatcccacatgccgcggagtggctgggcccgtgagccatggccgctgagcctgcgcgtccggagcctgtgctccgcaacgggagagaccacaacagtgagaggcccgcgtaccgcaaaaaaaaaaaaaaaaaaaaaaaaaaaaaaaaaaaaaaaaaaagacatgtctggggacttccctggcggtctagtggttaagactccacacttccaaggcagggggtgcgggttcaatccctggtctggcaaCTGAGATCCTCCCACATGTTGCATggccaaaagattaaaaagaaagaaaagaaaagacatgtCTGGCGGGTTGActtatttatggtttcattttgttattttattttttaatcagatttacTGAGTTATAAAACTATAAGATACCAATGTGTACATCGTGctgatttgacatatgtatacattgaaACCATTTCCCCCATCTATTTAATTAACACATCGTCACCTCATATATTCAtcttgtgtgtgtgagagagaaaacatttaagTAATACTCTCTCAGCATATATCAATTATAAAATACAGTGTTATCCACTATACTCGTGTTTTACATTAGATGCTCAGGCGTTATTCATTTTATACCTGAAAGTTTGTTCACTttcaccaacctctccctatttcttcCACCGCCCCCCTTAACCTCAGTAATATTTAtactctctatttctatgagtttgactttttaaggTTCTGCATAAAAGTGATACTAtactatacagtatttgtctttctctgtttcactTATTTCATGTAGCACAATGCATTAAAGGTCCAttaatgttgtcacaaatgacaaaagttcctcctttctcatggctaggtagtattcatatatatatatatatatatatatatatatatatatatatatatatatatatatgggctccctatatatatcacatcttctttatacattcgtccactgatggacacttaggttgtctccatatcttgggtattgtgaaaaatgctgtaatgaacatgggaaAGCACATATCATttcaatatcctgttttcatttcctttagaatTATACCCatatgtggaattgctggatagtagggtagttctatttttaattttttgaggaaactctctactcttttccacagtagttgcactaatttacattcccagaatCGGAGGACAAGAGTTCACATTTCTCAACATCCTAACACTGTTATCCCTTGTTTTTTGATGACTGCCATTCTAACatgtgtaaggtgatatctcattatggccTTGCTTTGCATATTTAGTAATGTTGAACACATTTCCATGTACTTGTTGTCCAtttttatgtattctttggaaaatgtctatacAGTTccattgctcattttaaaattatttactttgctatgaagttgtatgagttctttatatattttagatattaaacccttatcagatgtatgatttgcaaatatttcctgccattctGTGTATTcccatttcattttgttgatggtttcctttgctatgcagaagctttttcgATTGATGTActcccacttgtttgtttttgcttttattatctttgcttttgttgtcaaaCCCAAAAAAATCAATGCCAAGGCAGATGACAAGGAGCTTtcaccctatgttttcttctagaagttttatagttccAGGCGATGTGTTCaaatctttcatccattttgagttaacttttgtgtatggtgtaagatagggttACAGTTTCACTCTTTTGCATCTCTCTCTGTTCCCCAACGCCATTTATTGAATACACAATCCAGTCCTCATTGTGTATTCTTGACACCTTTGGTGTAAGCAAATTTACCGTATGTGCACGTTTAGTTCTGGGgtctatattctgttccattgatctatagctGTCTCTATGCCAATGGTGGGATTTAAAATTCCAATCCCTCATACTATACTGGGAGTATGATTgcatatttctaaaattaaatacactctgtaaatatttattgcgATTAAGTTCATGCAATAATCTGTAATGAGACTGTGTCCTTCCCATATTTCCATTCACAGAATCTTTACAATAGTGTCAAGGGTATGTTTCAGTAAATGACAGAGACTTGAATGATTTCCAGTTATCTAAGTAGCTCACCAACTAACCTTTGCCCCCAGTAGTCATAAGGTCATTTCTAACCCAgtcataaatgaataattttatgatGAAACATTAATATGTCATTATTCTTTTGTCTGATGACAAATAGCTAATGGACACTGTTAAGCAATGAAGCCACAGTAAATGAAGCATTTTATTTACCACACTGCCATGACCCCACCATGTCACACAGTCAGAACCTTCAAATTGAGCACTCTCTGACTTGGTTCGCTAACTTTGACTTTCTCAATTACctcatttctttgcatttctgccccctattcattttcctttttttttggccatgccatgggcttgcagatcttagttccctgaccaggaattgaacccaggcccccagcagtggaagtgcagagtcctaatcactggaccagtCCTAACCCTGACCAGGAATTCCCCctctattcattttctattgcccCTGGAACAAATTATTACAAACTTAGAAGCTTAAGACAGTTTCTATAGACAACATATAGTAGGATCTTGGTTTTCTACCTACTCTGAAAATCTCTTGTAATTGGTCTTTTGCTGTTCAAAGTGATTACTAATAGAGTTGGATTAATATATACCACATCTGTTACTAACTTGTGTTTGTTGCCCTTGCTCTTTGTTTGAATTTTTGTCTCACACTCTTTACCTGCTTTATGTGGTTGTCACTGAgtgttttatgattccattttatcctATTAGCGTATCAGTTATATTTTTAGCTGTTGCTATAGAGTTTGCAGTAAACATCGacaactaatccaagtccactttcaagtAACGCTTTTTCCACTTCGTGTAGTGTACctcataataatgaaataatcccAATTCTTCCCTCTAATCCCTTGTATTATTGATgtaattcatttcacttatataaaaGCATAAGCATACACACACGACATGCATACAGATAAGCATACGTAATAGAATATGTTGTTGGTATTACTACTTCAAAttgttatctgttagatcaattaagaacaagaaaaataatacttttttatttttccttcatttattctttcttcgatgctcttttaatttttatttattttttttgcggtaggcaggcctctcactgctgtggcctctcccgttgtggagcgcaggctccagacgctcaggctcagcagccatggctcatgggcgcagccgctcctcggcatgtgggatcttcccggactggggcacgaacccgcgtcctctgcatcggcaggcggattctcaaccactgcaccaccagggaagcccaatgctcttCTTTATGTAGATTGGACTTTTTGACCTAtatcatttttctcatctctaaagttttttaaacatttcttgcaaggcaggtgctatggtctgaatgtttgtgttgtCCCTCCAAAATCTCTGTTGAAAGAATAACCCCCAAAGATGctagtattaggaggtgggaacTTTGAGAGATGCTTCAGTCATAAGGTGATAGAGCCCTCATGAGTGGAATTAGTCCCTTTATAAAAGACGCTCCAGAGAGACCCCTAGCTCCTTCTatcacatgaggacacagcaagaaagcacctgctatgaaccaggaagagggttcCCACCAGAGAACTCGACCATGCTGGAACCTTGATCTAGTACTGTACTCCACAGCCACCAAACCTATGAGAAAAaagatacttatttttttataaactAACAAGTCTGTGGTTTTTTGTTATAGTAttccaaatggactaagacagtagGTTTACTGGGAATACATTCCCTCAGTTTTTGTCTTTGAAAGGCTTTGTTTTCCCTGCATTATTGAAGGATAATTTTAATGGTACAGAATTCAAGGTTGACTTATTTTTCATCTCAGCACTTTAAATACTTCACACCTCtccttgcttgcatggtttctgaggagatATTGGATATAATTCTTAACTTCATTCCTCAATGAGTATTTTcgccctctggcttctttcaggattttttaaatctttgatctCCTGTAATTTCAAAATTATGTCTACATATAgttttttggcatttatcctgcttAGTACTAAGGTTCCTGGATCTGTGCTTCCttgtctgacattaatttctCCCTTAACAAAGTATCTTGGAGAACATAATTGCTACTGAGATTGAGTCTCTACTTTGCTCCAAAGACttaatctctgggcttccctggtggtgcagtggttaaaaacctacctgccaacacaggggacggGTTCGAGcacttgtccgggaagatcccacatgccgcggagcaactaagcccatgcgtcacaactactgagcctgcactctagagcccgcatgctacaactactgaagcctgtgcacctagagcccgtgctccacaagagaagccaccgcaatgagaagcccgtgcaccacaaccaagagtaacccccactcgccgcaactagagaaagcccacacgcaaaaacgaagactcaatgcagccaaatataaattaaataaataaatttatttttttaaaaagaagacttaATCTCTGATTCTTGCCTCAGAGGTTGAGCCTTGATTTTTCCACTTCATTGAGGAAATCCCTGGCCTTTACACCAGGCAGGTGGGGCAGAAGGTGGGGAGTTGCCAGCAGGTCAACAAGCCTGCATCCTGCCTGCACTGTCCTGCATTGCTCAGGGACCTCCAATGGCAAGAGGGATCCAGAACTCTGGGCAGGGCATCGCCTTAGGGATGATCAATGCAAACTTTAGGGTCCTTCCTGAATCTCCTTGGCAGACGCCAACACCTTTAGGTGTCTCCTGGGTCCCCAGGCCACCACTGCCCTCCTGCCACCCCAACTCTGTGCCATACCTGGCTCACCCCTTCCCCGCTGTTGTGAAATGCCACCTCAGATCAAACATGGCCGGTGCCATGGAGCATGTGGGCCTGAGGAAAAGGCCTCATCAGGTTCCCTTGGGAACCTTCCCCCATGGTCACCAGGAGGACCTTCCACCTGGTGTTCCTGGGCACCAGTCCTTCTGAGAAGCCTCACCAGGGATGGAGAGACTCATAGTGACCCCACCAACCAATTGGGATGTCTGAAAAAGCAGCCCCAAGTGGTGGTGAACTCCATGGAGGGTAAATACCTATTGGAGACCATCAGTCAATaattacagaaaggaaaagatgaaaacaactTTGAAGAGAGTGTTCAGAGAGTGAAAATCCcttataatgaaccagatgctaaGTTTAGTTTTCCACAAAACACCCAAGCGACCCAAGTAGAATTTTTCAGCTCCTTCTCTGAACACATCCCACTTTCATAGTGGGAGAATTTATACCTTGGAAATTGGCAAAAGCTACAAAGCAGGGCTAGATTTATTGTTTTACACAATGCCTGGACTTAAGTGATGGAAACAGggataattcatattttaaaaattaggcaaaTGATATGATCAGGAATTgtataaaagaagatatacagggactcccctggtggcgcagtggttaagaatccacctgccaatgcaggggacaccagttcgatccctggtctgggaagatcccacatgccacggagcagctaagcccgtgtgccacaactactgagcctgtgctctagagcctgcgagccacaactactgaagcccatgtgcctagagcccaagctccacaacaagagaagccaccacaatgagaagcccgtgcaccacaactaagagtaggccctgctcgccataactaagagaaagcttgtgcacagcaacaaaaacccacgcagccaaaaataaataaataaataagaagagatacagcattaaaaaaatgctcaaaatcaCAAATCTCTAGGGAAATGCAATGAAAACTTCACTGAGCTAGCACTACTCATTAAAAGGGCTGACATTAACAATTGGCATGGATGTTGAGGAAATGGAACTCTCCtacagttggttttttttttttttttttttttttttttgtggtatgcaggcctctcactgttgtggcctctcccgttgcagagcacaggctccagacacacagggtcagcggccatggctcacgggcccagctactccgtggcatgtgcgatcttgctggaccagggcacgaacccgtgtcccctgcatcggcaggcggactctcaaccactgtaccaccagggaagccctctcctacaGTTTTGATGGGAATGAAACTGGGAAGTCATTTTAGACCAGTTTCTTAGTTCCATCAGGAGTTACATGTTCATCTACCCAGTGATTCAGACACTGCACTGAGTTATcaacaaaagataaaagaaacataATTCACATAAAGAACTgatgcaaatgtttatagcagctttattttcaAGAGTGAAAACctagaaataacctaaatacccataaaaagatgaatgggtaaactAACAGTGGTACATCCAGATAAGAATGCTACtcatcaaaaaataaagagatgagCTATTCGTTTATATCACTGATGCATCTCAAATAATTATGAAACAAAGGCACTCAGAAGAAAAACCCAGTAAACAGCTTATGATTCCAATCagataaattcaaaaaaatgcaAAGGTATCTATTCTAAGGGAAAGTACATTAGTGATTACCTGGAGAGATGCGAAGGGCAAGGAGAGATGATAATAGGACATGAGGTAAATATGGGCATTATCAGAACTCTGGTGATGGTTTCGAGGTTCATACCTAGGTGAAAACTTATTAACTTGTAATACTTCAAACATATGCAGTTTAGcacatgtaaattatactttaatatagattttaaaattgtctCAAGATGAAAAAATCTGTATGTCTCACTCTCTTTGGAAAATAGCTTTGGCAACAGTATACTGAATCCACCAACTCTCTCCTTGTGCCCTCTGGGGATCAGTCTTCCCTCAGTGGTAGCAAATATGGAAAGCAATGAAGTACATTTCTACCTGAGTCAACAGGCATGCTGCCTAGATCACAAGAAACacatcccttttctctttctttcctgcctctgCAGTAAGGGCCTTGAAGTGAAATTCACTAGAATCAGTGTATAAACTGATCCTGCACAGTCAGTGTCACAGAATCTGGATACACTTTTAGAAGAGGCACATTCCATCTAGTTGGCTGCAATGTCCTCCACTCCCTATTAAACCAGAGTTTCTGTAACAATTATGGTTTCCCCTGGACCCAATGGTCTTACAAATAGCAACATTAGCTCAAAGAATTGTGGACATTGGGAAATATAATTCTCTGTAGACTTGGGGAATACACGCCCTTCAACAGTGCCTCAATACCCTATAATCTCTAATTTgagtaagggaaaaaaattcatgCCCTCAGAAGCACTTGAGGTGAGATTCAATTCAGACCAATGGCCCCTCAATTTTCTCCAGTGCCCCTACACTGAACAAAGAAATTGCCCATTCCCTGTACATCTATGCCTTTCTCTTGGGTAAACTCTCCAATCATCAGAAGGATTTGCTCATAAAATATTGCCCACATTtaggcctttctccagtgtgacCTCTCTCATGACAACGCAGTTTGGAGCTGTTAataaaagatttcccacattcactgcacttaAAAGGCCTTTCTCCACTGTGAACTCTCTGATGATAATAGAAGGTGGAGCTACGAGTAAAAGATTTACCACATTCAGTGCACTTaaaaggcctttctccagtgtgagCCCTCTGATGATAACGAAGGCTAGAGTTGTTGGTAAAGGATTTTCCACActcactgcactcataaggcttCTTTCCAGTGTGAGTACTCTGATGATAACGAAGGCTAGAGTTGCTGGTaaaggatttcccacattcactgcacttatAAGGCTTCTTTCCAGTGTGAGTAATCTGATGATAATGAAGGCTAGAGTTCCTAGTaaaggatttcccacattcactgcactcataaggcttctctccagtgtgatTTCTCAGATGTACACGGAGGCAATTAGAGGCAAAAGATTTCCCACATTTGGTGCATTtgtaaggcctttctccagtatgaattctacGATGATAACGGAGGGTGGAGCTAGTGgtaaaagatttcccacattcactgcactcataaggcttctctccagtgtgatTTCTCTGATGAACACGGAAGAGGTAATTAGTAataaaagatttcccacattcagTGCATTTGTAAggcctttctcctgtgtgaaTACTCTGGTGTTCAATAAGCctatactttcttttaaaatatttcccacaCTCACTACATccataaagattttctcctgtgtgaacTATCTGGTGTTGAATGAAGCTATTCCTAAGGATAAAGGATTTCCCACATTTGCTACACTTATAAGGTTTTTCTTCAGAATGAAATCTATAATGATTACACAGATCATTGATAGAAATaaaggatttcccacattcactgcactcataaggcctttctcctgtgtgaacTCTCTGATGATAACTGAGGTTGGAGCTAGTTTTAAAAgccttcccacattcactgcacttatAAGGTCTTTCTCCTGTGTGTGATATCTGATGATATCTGAGGGCAGACCTAGACATAAAAGATTTCCCACAGTCACTGCACTCATGAGGCCTCTCTCCAGAATGAACTCTCTGATGATAACGGAGGGCACTGATACTGGTCAAGGATTTCCCGCATTCGCTGCACTTTATACAAGCCTTTTCTCCACAATGAACTCTCTGATGATAACAAAAGTTGGATTTAGAGGTgaaagatttcccacattcactgcacgtATAAGGCCATTCACTAGAATGAATTCTCTGATGGTAACGAAGAAGAGCAGGAGTAATAAAaaatttcccacattcactgcactcataaggcctttctccagtgtgagTGCTTTGATGATAATGGAGGTTAGAGCTACTGgtaaaagatttcccacattcactgcactcataaggcctttctccagtgtgaactcttTGATGATAATGGAAATTAGAGTTAGTGATAAAAGATCTCCCACATTCGTTGCACTCATAAGGTCTTTCTCCTGTGTGAGATTTCTGATGATATCTGAGGGCAGACCTAGAGACAAAAGATTTctcacattcactgcactcataaggcctttctcctgtgTGATATCTAtgatgagaaatgaatgtagacctAGACataaaagatttcccacattcactgcactcataaggcctttctccagaaTGAACTCTCTGATGATATTGGAAAGCACTGGTAGAGGTAAAAGACTTCCCACACTCACTGCATTTATAAGGCTTTTCTCCTGTGTGAGATCTCTGATGACAACGGAGAATGCGGTTAGTGGTAAAGgacttcccacattcactgcactcataaggcctttctcctgtgTGAGATCTCTGATGATAAATGAGGGCAGACCTACAGGTAAAAGATTTCACACAGTCACTACACTTATAAAACCTTTCTCCAGAAAAAACTCTCTTATGTCGAATGAACACAGAGCTATGggaaaaagattttgcacagtcACTGCACACAGAACTGTTTTCTCCACTGTGCAATCTCTGGGGATAAATGAGGACACAGTTGTGAGTTAAGGATTTCCCACATTTGCTACACTTGTCCTGTCCTGAACCAGTATAAATTTTTCGATGTTGACTGATGGTTGAGCTTTGTCTAAAGGATTTGTCACTTCTGCTAAACACATGAAGCCTTTCTCTAGTGTGGAATCTCAGGTGCATAACAAATGCGGATTTGTACCTGAAtattttcccacattcactgcacacaTAACACTGTCTTTCAGTGTAGACACACTGGTCCTGAACAAGTGTGGGGGGGGGGCTGAGGGCTTTCTTGCACTCTCCCCAGGTTTGATGATCTTTCCTGCCTTGTGAAGTTGACCCACACTGGGTGATTTTGCTCGGCTTCTCCACAGTATGAGTGGCCTGTTGCTGCAGATGTCCCACACTGGCCTGGATTTTCCTAGAAGTAAGAGGCTTCTGTGACACTTCGAATCTGTGGCTCCTGAAAAATGAAGCCCTGTGTACAATGCTATTCAAAGGCATATAAAATTTTGTTGCACATGCCCCACATCTCAACAGTTTGTGGCTGTGTTGTGTTCCCTGATGCTTGGTCAACTGGAAAATGTCTCTCAAGACTGGACCACACATCTCACAGGGGTGTGTCTTCTGGGAAAATGGAGCTGCCTTAGGAGACCCAGCCTGTGACACCCCTACAGGAACAGTTTCTTCACAGGGTGTCTCCTCACCTTCTGCTCCACAGCAGCAACCTGAATGCAAAGAAACACTCGTGAAGTAAACATTGCCTCCATAGAGAGGGGGCTGACTCACCACAAATGTGCAGCTGTCTCATCTAAGAATGAGTCTTTTCAAGCAAATGGGATACTTTTTAAGACTAGGGAGTTGGAAATCAGTTTAAGCAGCAGCTGCTGTGCATCCTGTGTCCTTACAATATGAAAATGGTAGAGACCTCAACAGGGGAAGGATACAAAAATAGGATGTGACATAAGGAAAAGAAGCAGGGTCTAGTGCTTGTTTCTCTGACCACAGCTTCCAGCCGGACCTTTTCTACTGCTGATGTGAAGCACAGTAGAAGGGTGTGATCAAGGCTGTGAAAACACAATCACAACAGATTATGAGCTTTTCGAGGTCAATTTAAGCATATGTTCACACCTCACAGCAGAACATATGAAAGGCAAGGTTACAGAGTAATAGAGAAAGGGTGAGAGAAATGGGTGAGATATGGAGTCCAAAGAGATAGAGATTATCACTGGGCTGGAAATCACAGTAGAAATGAGAAAGTAGTTAGAACTGACAGGTTGGCAAAGGGTCAAAAGTGGAAGCATAATGATAGAAATGTGGTGTGGCCACTGGCAATGGCACCAAAATTCTCATTGAACAAGGACAGGTTCCTggtatggtcttttttttttaaaaaaaagattttatatgtatatatattgattggctgcgttgggtcttccttcattgctgcacacaggctttttctctagttgcagtgagtgggggctgctctttgttgcagtggcttctcttgcagagcacgggctctaggcacatgtgcttcagtagttgtggcacataggctcagtaattgtggctcgcaggctctagactgcagactcagtagttgagacgcacaggcttagctgctccgtggcatgtgggatcttcctggaccagggctgaaacctgtgtcccctgcattgacaggcggatttttaaccactgcaccaccagggaagtccctgggttccTGGTATATTCTTAACACGGCCCTTATGTCACATTCTCCCCAACTATAATTCACCAGAACCAGGCCCACTCTGAGCCCACCTTGCCATGGCTAGAGCCATGTCCATCCCATGATTCACAAAGGACTCTTCGAAGAGTCCTTTACCTTACTTTGCCCCAAGCCCTAACTGTGCAACTACCTGGGACCAAACACTGAAGGAAAAAGGACAAGTTAAGGGCCAGCACTGTCCCAGAGCAACTCAGCacacagcagacccaggagagaGCACAAGGTGAGTGATGTCAACAAAAGTAGAATAGGAGATACCGCCCTTCACCACCAATTAAACAGCTGTCCATGAAGGAAATTAATTAGCCCTGGAAGGCTCAAGAgtccaattaagaacccactacaACAGACTGGAGTGTAAAAAAAAGGAGTATGCACACAGAAAGGATCGCTGGAGAGACTGTCTTAGCAAAGACATCTGGAGATGACTAGGACATGGAGGCCGGGCTATCACTGGGCTACCTCTATCAGCCACAGGTTGGGTGCCACTGCAGTCCCAAGTGGCCTGCACTGCAGAAGACCCCAGTTGCCTGCTCTACAGCGGACACTGGAGCTTTTGCCACTGAGTTGTGCAACAACCATGGCCATAGTGGATGCCCTGGTGAGTATGAAGCTACTAGGCCACCCCTCAGTTGGACCTGCTGTGCCAATCCAGGATCAGGGCTGTCATACCCCCCAACCCTGTACATGTCCTAGAACCAGAGGTACTGCACCTGCTGTGTGTGTCGGCATTCCAGACCCTGACTCCACAGCTACACCATGTAGTCCGGTGTCTCAGGCACTGGAGACAACTCCACTATAGACAAGCCAGCTCAACAGACCCACAGCCACTGTCTACATGTGCAGCCAGACACAGACTACATGGCTGATCCCTGCATAGCCACACATCACAAACcaaaggcaagggcttccctggtggcacagtggttaagaatctgcctatcaACACAGGAGACACGGGATCGAgctctgatccaggaagatctcacatgccaaggagcaactaagcccaggagccacaactactgagcttgcgctctagagatgacaagccacaactatggagcacgcataccacaactactgaagcctgcatgcctagagcccatgctccacaagagaagccaccacaatgagaagcctgctcactgcaacaaagagtagaccccgctcaccgcaactagagaaagcccgcctgcagcaacgaagacccaaggcagccaaaaataatgaataaaat
Above is a genomic segment from Kogia breviceps isolate mKogBre1 chromosome 18, mKogBre1 haplotype 1, whole genome shotgun sequence containing:
- the LOC131744791 gene encoding zinc finger protein 850-like isoform X3 translates to MPVPQCDAGQLCTYILAGSALIYHQRSHTGERPYECSECGKSFTTNRILRCHQRSHTGEKPYKCSECGKSFTSTSAFQYHQRVHSGERPYECSECGKSFMSRSTFISHHRYHTGERPYECSECEKSFVSRSALRYHQKSHTGERPYECNECGRSFITNSNFHYHQRVHTGERPYECSECGKSFTSSSNLHYHQSTHTGERPYECSECGKFFITPALLRYHQRIHSSEWPYTCSECGKSFTSKSNFCYHQRVHCGEKACIKCSECGKSLTSISALRYHQRVHSGERPHECSDCGKSFMSRSALRYHQISHTGERPYKCSECGKAFKTSSNLSYHQRVHTGERPYECSECGKSFISINDLCNHYRFHSEEKPYKCSKCGKSFILRNSFIQHQIVHTGENLYGCSECGKYFKRKYRLIEHQSIHTGERPYKCTECGKSFITNYLFRVHQRNHTGEKPYECSECGKSFTTSSTLRYHRRIHTGERPYKCTKCGKSFASNCLRVHLRNHTGEKPYECSECGKSFTRNSSLHYHQITHTGKKPYKCSECGKSFTSNSSLRYHQSTHTGKKPYECSECGKSFTNNSSLRYHQRAHTGERPFKCTECGKSFTRSSTFYYHQRVHSGERPFKCSECGKSFINSSKLRCHERGHTGERPKCGQYFMSKSF
- the LOC131744791 gene encoding zinc finger protein 585A-like isoform X1, coding for MAAALRDPPQGGVTFPDVAVRFSWGEWRLLDEAQKCLYLSVMLDSYALISSLGCCCGAEGEETPCEETVPVGVSQAGSPKAAPFSQKTHPCEMCGPVLRDIFQLTKHQGTQHSHKLLRCGACATKFYMPLNSIVHRASFFRSHRFEVSQKPLTSRKIQASVGHLQQQATHTVEKPSKITQCGSTSQGRKDHQTWGECKKALSPPPTLVQDQCVYTERQCYVCSECGKIFRYKSAFVMHLRFHTRERLHVFSRSDKSFRQSSTISQHRKIYTGSGQDKCSKCGKSLTHNCVLIYPQRLHSGENSSVCSDCAKSFSHSSVFIRHKRVFSGERFYKCSDCVKSFTCRSALIYHQRSHTGERPYECSECGKSFTTNRILRCHQRSHTGEKPYKCSECGKSFTSTSAFQYHQRVHSGERPYECSECGKSFMSRSTFISHHRYHTGERPYECSECEKSFVSRSALRYHQKSHTGERPYECNECGRSFITNSNFHYHQRVHTGERPYECSECGKSFTSSSNLHYHQSTHTGERPYECSECGKFFITPALLRYHQRIHSSEWPYTCSECGKSFTSKSNFCYHQRVHCGEKACIKCSECGKSLTSISALRYHQRVHSGERPHECSDCGKSFMSRSALRYHQISHTGERPYKCSECGKAFKTSSNLSYHQRVHTGERPYECSECGKSFISINDLCNHYRFHSEEKPYKCSKCGKSFILRNSFIQHQIVHTGENLYGCSECGKYFKRKYRLIEHQSIHTGERPYKCTECGKSFITNYLFRVHQRNHTGEKPYECSECGKSFTTSSTLRYHRRIHTGERPYKCTKCGKSFASNCLRVHLRNHTGEKPYECSECGKSFTRNSSLHYHQITHTGKKPYKCSECGKSFTSNSSLRYHQSTHTGKKPYECSECGKSFTNNSSLRYHQRAHTGERPFKCTECGKSFTRSSTFYYHQRVHSGERPFKCSECGKSFINSSKLRCHERGHTGERPKCGQYFMSKSF